The sequence ttttaaatcctcaaaagattaaaaagattATTCGTAACTAATTTAAGAATAGGTATCTAAATATTCTTATTTACTCACACTGTTTCAGAGGTACTTAAAACTGAAGTTAAATCACACTGAAGGTTcatagggttttttcccctttaaaataatttaaagggATTTCTCCTCTGTACATTACAtttaaggaagaatttttaaaagcctttgaaGCCATATGACAAAGTAGTCTATAATATATGAAGAACATTGCCCCCCCTTAAGAAgttttttgaataaaatttgcatttcaaagtgTTACCACAGCTTTTATTCTGAGAAGCactatttaaatttaattcttaTTCCTTAAACGTAACATAAAACCTAGGTAAACGTCTCTGACAATCACAAAACTTTATTGAATAAACAGAATAGGACTGAAGTCAAATGAATAAGCATAAAGCTATCCTTGAACAGCTATGGTATCAATAGAAAAGGTTAAGTTCTATGTTGCACTGGTGGTAACAAAGTTCCAAAATGCTTCCCCCTGCCCAAGTGGTTCCGTATTGCTGTGAGACTTTACCTATGCACAATTTAAGATCGATATCCTGGCTGGAATCTAGCAGTTTCCTCAAAGATCAgctctttcagcttttctttcgGCAAGTCATCCAACTCCATATCAAACTTGAAGGGCGCTTCAGCTACAGGCTTaataatataaagaaatattattactttttttaatattactatCCTGTTGAATTTCACATCATCCTTTTACGGGGGGAAAAGTCTGAAAATGTGCTTCATGGAATTATCTAACACTGTGCAGTCTTCATGAAAGAACTCATTCTCTTAGTCCTTTGTAGGCTTTATATCTTAGTTTACCAAATTTATATCAAACCACAGTAAGTAGCTACTCAAATATAAACCACaagttaaaacatttattaaaggCTCATAACCGAGTATCTTCCCAAAGAAAAATTTCCCGAAACATTAGTATTTCTTGGAGTAAACATATCTGTTCCTTTAGGAAAACCAGCTTATTTCCTCCTCCCCTACTTCTCACCAAAAGTAACCTGAAATCTCATCATAGCTGTGTGCTAAACTACAGCGAGTTCAGATTTGGgcattttaaatgcatcatCTGTTGGGAAACTCCGTTATTCTCCTCCTTTATCTCAGACATTATGGAACAAGACCATAGCGAGCTAACTCCACGGTCAGGAGAGCACACCATGGCATCTATTTACAGTGTTGTTCTAGTACACCATTGCGGAGGCACAAGATTTTGGTAAACTGATGCAATTAATTCTTCAATGCCATTAGAGCAGTAGAAATACTGCCCTTAAACTACTGAGGAAAATAACCTGTTGCATCATTTAATCAACACTTAAACAATGTCTTTACCTCATCACTTGGATCGTAATACTGCTCCAGATATGGATGGGCTAAAGCTTGCTCCACTTCAATCCGCTTATGAGGATTAAAGGTCAACATTTTATCCAACAAATCAAGagctaagaggaaaaaaaaagtaagcaagaGTTAAATACACACTTCAAAGTACAAAAGCATTATAACATTGACATCACACAGTAAATATATGCTACCCTAAATTCTGCACTAATTCCAATTTGCATCTGGAATTCCCCAGCTGCCGTAGCAGTAACAGAGGGAGCAGACTGCTTCCTGTAACTGGGGCAGAGTATCTTTGCTGTCCCAGTGGATCGGCATTCCTTGGCAACAGTTGCATTTGGCACCACCTGGTCTAATGGAGGTGCACTCTCCTTTCAAGGGCTCTTCGGCTCTGGGATGAATGTCAAGGGAAGAAATGCATAGAACCCTATGGTACAACCTGGTTTTAACTACAGCAGAAATTGAATAGGATTAGGCTTTTTCTTCACTCGAATAGATGCTTTGTGccaaaaatccaaaccaagGTAGAGCTTTTCTGAAGTGAGTAAGTAATCAAAAATATGTTcttgttctgaaaagaaaactcgGCTGTTCGCTGACAAAAGCGTCATCCAGAAGTCATTGGGAGTTCTAGATCACAGTAAACTATTCTAACACAACTAGCAGGCCAGAAGATACTCTCCAGCTAAGAAGCAAATATATTCATATTCATGAGATTCAGGCAAAATCTGTTGAAGACAACTCAAAAAGAATCCATAGAGAACCTGAAGATCCAGTAAGACAGACAGTGAGGTCTGATGAAATTCTGGACAAATGCTACAAGTCAGAGTTACTGCAATTGCTCTGCTACTTTGattgtaaaacattttccttttccaggaaaacagaataatgACAGTACCAAGAAGCCCAAAGATATCTGCACTATCCTAaattctgttccatttcttcTCCTCACTACATCATTTATGACACAGAACTTTAACGGAGGCTGCTTACTGCAGCAAGTAGCTGTAGCTTTGCAGTAGGATGAGATGCTTACCAAGCACTGCAGAAGAGGCAGGACTTTACCACTGCACTCAATGGCAGCTTGAAGAAGCCACAAACTTACATGTCAATTAACATCAAATATTTTGATGCGGTTTTCTCAATGCTGGAAACTGCTCTGTCAAAGGTACTCTGAGGATTTAGATGAAAAGGTGCTGCAGGAGCCTTGCAAACAGCATGTTCCCCTAGCAGCTCAGCGTATCACCATTGCTACAATTTCAGCAGTCACAAACCCATGGTAAAAATTCCCACACTGATGAGCACACtcataaaagcagaacaaaccaCTGCTGTTTCTCTCAACAATAACGATAATCACCCCTacatctgcagaaaacagcttttacaCGGTAGTTCAGTACCTGATCATATTCACGAAGAGTAAATTATCCTatcactttcaaaaaaaaccaaaaagtgaCTTAACAGTTGTGtcagagcaggcagaagagcaCTGTACTGTGCACACAACCACCCTAAAACTGTATGAAGTAGAATGTAAAAGGCAAGTTAATAGCCAtctagcaaaacaaaatcacatACAGCCTTTGTGAAAGCCTTGTTACGAGAGGCAATGATCGTTACCTTCCTTGCAGTTATGGTAAGTGGAGCAAAAGTTATAAAAGCGTTTGTTAACCCATTCGATTTTAACCTTTCACACAGGGTAAGAAGCCACACTTCGGTATTACCCTGCTTGAGCTAGAGCTGACACATGGTTTGCACAAACTACACTGAGTTCAGCAAGAAGCAGCTCTCTCATATCTGACTTTAGAAACAAAGTTTCAAGATTTGTTTGATGCCTCTGTCAAAATCCAAAGGCTGTGTTCCACACTTGAGTAATGTATGGTGCTTTCTAAGACCGTAAGAGGAGTCAGGATTTATGTTTTACATGTAAATTAAAGATCAAACACTGCAACACAATCTCAGTTActgaaattgctttaaaaagataaGCTAGTAGAGGGTTTCATGCTGGTTCATGATTTTATATTAGACTTACACTGCCGTTTTAAGGGACCTGCATGTTCTATTTCCAATATGGATAAAGATAAATTCTTAGGGTGGTTTTAAAAATCCCACCCTGCCATTACTTTCTGATACAGTGTAATAGAGCATAAAATACCTTTGGGGTCAGCATTGGGAAACAGCCTGTTCCATGGTACCTTATTTTTGTGTGGTAGGGAAAGCAAGTAGTTTCTGGCCTTTAAATTTATTATACAATTCAAATCTTCTTGGGAAGGGGATCCAAGTATAcctaaaaaatacaaacagtaCTGCATTCTATGAAAAGCACATTAAAACGGTTATATCACATTTGCTAAAACTCCATATAAGACTGCTGGGAAGAAGATTTCAGACTACATGTTTTTAAGAGTACAGAATGCCTTAGAAACTTTAGACACCTTTAGTAAAAAGGTTTaagttactttttcttgtaaacAAATGCATTTGAGTTTTCTAATGATCAGTAATATGTTTTAAAGATCCCATTAAGTGGCACATCTATTGACATTTTTGCAAAAAGGTGACCTGGACCTAATAGTATATCTgagctttttttaattgtaaatttatttattttaaaaccacctCCCCTGATGTAgtaaataaattcataaataCCCTCTAGTTGGCCCCCAAATCAATTATTTGTTATAGaaatcactgcagaaataaCTCCAGGGAACAGATGATACACCTACAGATCCATACGTTATACACTGGGCAACAAGGGAAGGAAACGAGCAACCAAGCCCAGTGTAGCTGATAAAGGTGGAGAGACAGACAGGTGTGGAAATGCTGCTTCATATAAAGCTTACCAAGGATATGGTTAAGTTGGTCAAGGTAGTGTTTTCCTGGAAAGATTGGCCTGTTGGAGAGCATCTCTGCCAGAATACAGCCTACTGACCAGATGTCAATAGACTTGGTGTAACCCTGCaagcaaagggaaaacacatttttgtcaAAGAAATTTTTGCATaattgcagcaacatgttactTCAGTGAATTGTGAAAGTGTATgcaaataggttttttttttagatgagtCGTGCTTATTGAAGCCGTTTGGTTTTCTGTACAGAACGAAATAATTAAGAATTGTATATCAAAACACTGCTTTGAAGGGGTTACAAGAACTGAAGTATGCAAgatctgcttttccaaaaggaTCCTCTAAGTTTAGCTGAACATATTACCAACTGCAAACTTTTGAGACTCCCTGATTTCATAGGAAATTTTAGTAAAGATGATGTGGGAAGGCCAACAACAGTAAATGGGATGTAAGAATGGAACAAGAGGCCATGCTTTCATGCGTATGAATAGCCCGTGTCATGCATAAGAACAGGCTTTTATCCTGAAGCACACTAGTTACACCAGTGCCTGGGTAACATGGGGCAAGTTTACCTCAAGAACCCCTGGCCCCATAAGCTCCCTGGCCTGACTGTCCTACACCCTGCTGCCCACTACCTCCCCCTCCCAGCTAGCAGGGACCTTCCAACAATGGCTAGTAACTTTGCTGAATCCACAGCCACCTCGGCATTTGATCACCTAACCATTTGTTTTCAAGGCACTTGAATTCTAAAAGGAATCAGGCTATAGGCCAGGAAATTTAGGTGACCACCTCTTTATGGAACACACACagtattttcttgtaaaagcTGCTGAtgtaaaagcagctgcttgcaAAAGCTGCTAATAAATGTATATGGATATCCAGAAATAAGGTTAAATTGCCCTACGTTTATGGCCTTAATGTGAGTTTAATATACAAGAAGTagcggggaaaaaaaacccttgattGCAGAGATTACTATTTTCTAAAAGTGCATTAGACACGCTATTGCCACAACAAATTAAACCCAACAACCGATGAAGCAGTAACCCAACAGAAACAACAAAGTCTTCAAGGAATATAATAACACACAGATGCAGATGTCACATAGGTATTTTGCTAACAAGTGCATGGCTGTAGAAACGAATGCAAAGTTTATGAAAGGTACCCATTACCCACACCACACAGGGGCTGGGTACACCTTCAAACAGCCGCAGAAAAACGTAAGAATAATTCCAAGTATAAAAACCACAAAGGGATGATTTCATTAAGACTATGGGAATGCATTTCAGATTGACACACAACAAAGATCACAAGCCTTCAGAATCAGATGCACCCTCATTATACATTCTAAACCCAAATTAAGATGTTAAGATAACATTAAGGCAGAATTTGCAAGCCTTGATGAAGGAAGCAGTAAAATGCTCTTATTACTACTACTTCTGTCCTCCTCTGGAAAAGCATTTGATGGAAAGAAGTCTCATGACTGGCAAGGAATTGGACACAGGGAACTCATGCCCACAATTACTCAGTTGTAGTATCCAATAACTGTATCTGAAATCACCAATTTACTGCAAGCCAGCAGACGTACTGAAAATCCTCATCCTAAAAACATGGGAGCAGGGTAGGGGGGAAGCAAAACTGGTACTCCCAGGTGAACAACCAGCAACAGAAGCGCCATAGCAGCGCACCATGGTTCCTACCTTAGAATTCAGCATGATTTCAGGAGCCCTGTACCAACGCGTGGCCACATATTCTGTCAAGAATCCTGTGTGATCATGATCTGGATCTGCAACACGAGCCAGTCCGAAGTCacaaatctggttttaaaagaagagagagagagagaacaccAGGAGTATTAGATATACAGCTTCCAACACTTCACCCTATCCCAACCCATGACGTAACATCTACAAATACAGTGATGGTCAcctgtatttttagaaacagattACTGCATAAAggttaaggaaaatatttttcgTTAAGTATAACAAGTATCTGATTAGGCCACGGAGGGGCCAGGAAGAATAAGATTTGGGGGAGAGAAGGGCGGGGGTGGAAATTTCTTGGTGCACAATTTATGTTCCACTATGGGCTTATGTAACACCTTCTCTGCCAGACAGGTGACAAGATACACTGCTCCAACTTGttattagaaatttaaaaaaaaaaaaaaaaaaaaaaaaaagagagagaaagatacTAAGGTttccaaaaaacaaaaattatcaaCGAATACATTTGTAGCAAAGTTCAATACCCCTTTTTACAAAAGCTACCATCACAACTGCATCTTTGCACAAGAACCATCCTACCCAGTCATAAGATAATGGTAGACCGGAGAGATTATAGGTTGCTGAAGGAAGTATGAgcttcaaaaaaccccaaaaccaaaaaacacaggaaagtaTTTCTGAACGCTGTATCAGGAAAATAGTTTTATCtaactgtgaaaagaaaaataaactgatctAGTGAGttcagcaaaaaggaaaaagtgtttttatcTATACACTGGTAAGAAGGCTCCACAGCTTTCTAAGCTATTTTAGTGTCCTCTCTCCagagagaaattaagaaaactgaaaatgtgcaGTGTTCTGAGTACAGCACCTGTTCCTTTCCTACCTTCCAAAAGGTAAATGGCAGGCTTGTTGAGTGGTACATTACACACATCCACATGCTTTTGCTACCACCAAACAAATACCAGTTTATGATAATTATCAAGTTCCACACAAAGTGCATTTGCATGAAAGAGTATGTACTCTCAGG comes from Falco naumanni isolate bFalNau1 chromosome 1, bFalNau1.pat, whole genome shotgun sequence and encodes:
- the MAPK1 gene encoding mitogen-activated protein kinase 1, translated to MAAVSGAGAAGGSANAGGPEMVRGQVFDVGPRYTNLSYIGEGAYGMVCSAYDNVNKVRVAIKKISPFEHQTYCQRTLREIKILLRFRHENIIGINDIIRAPTIEQMKDVYIVQDLMETDLYKLLKTQHLSNDHICYFLYQILRGLKYIHSANVLHRDLKPSNLLLNTTCDLKICDFGLARVADPDHDHTGFLTEYVATRWYRAPEIMLNSKGYTKSIDIWSVGCILAEMLSNRPIFPGKHYLDQLNHILGILGSPSQEDLNCIINLKARNYLLSLPHKNKVPWNRLFPNADPKALDLLDKMLTFNPHKRIEVEQALAHPYLEQYYDPSDEPVAEAPFKFDMELDDLPKEKLKELIFEETARFQPGYRS